A region of Reichenbachiella carrageenanivorans DNA encodes the following proteins:
- a CDS encoding CHC2 zinc finger domain-containing protein, translating to MEITTIKNQLTLAQVLDHYHLKPDKQLRLNCPFHDDKTPSLQVYYKTQTCYCFSSNCSTGGKSMDVIDFIMNKEQLSKHEAIKKAESLITGTATPGQELSRIAVLTKMFTYFKNGLYNSKPGQNYLTTRSLNREKIEVGFNSGQFHHGSRKDQALIESCIKYGLLLDRGHVNNRTGEKAYSPFGKSCIVFALRNQQHQITGLYFRSTTNDKDQRHFYLKDRQGLYPNYPSPETKKLILTESIIDAATLLQLNLKGYEVLALFGTNGFTSEHTKVIKDLQELEEIIFFLNGDEPGRKATEKYTKDLQQLKPEIKLSTVEVPEGEDVNSLAVNHPDQEKEVLEHLIMSQRDSTKESDPPNLRVHNLEAEPKLNVDNPERIIYKNNSLTGTVWGGIEKENLSRLKISLHIKSDGKSFRDDVNLYSHAAVKKLIQNVSETLEISTTQTTDTIADLTEKLEAYRMEERAAQIKALKPKAYEMTDQEKQQAEKFLQSPDLVKNTLNLISQSGLIGEQKNGLLLFFLYLSRFFDEPLHAIIFGRSGSGKTYLQTKVSDCLPEESVRTITSLTENTLYYSSRDFWKHKVLMIEDLDGVYNAFLPLREFMSKQSITKLTTDKDAKGNNVQKVLTVEGPICVSGATTKEGIYEDNANRSYLLHINEGADHMEEVMDYQRKLQAGMVNEESQHIAKQLLKNTQRILQPIKVINPYATQLKIPDSVFKKLRTNMHYLRLIEIITFYHQWQRPQRINGKNQAYIETTLEDISWANRLVKESLLRKSDELNGQLRSFFERLKSTIEKQEEKTFYSKQIREQFRMNPMKTNRYLRELDQWGYIKKVGGNRKIGFEYEIAAWDEYQHLQSGIDVLDQTLQKLRDQEAKKESKINGTPLSVTQV from the coding sequence ATGGAAATCACCACCATCAAAAACCAACTCACTTTAGCCCAGGTACTAGATCACTACCACCTCAAACCAGACAAACAGTTGCGGTTAAACTGTCCCTTCCATGATGACAAGACACCGAGCTTGCAGGTGTATTATAAAACCCAGACTTGTTATTGCTTTAGTTCGAACTGCAGCACGGGAGGCAAGAGCATGGATGTGATAGACTTCATCATGAACAAAGAGCAGCTGAGCAAACACGAGGCAATCAAGAAAGCGGAAAGTTTAATCACTGGCACGGCCACACCTGGACAAGAGTTGAGCAGAATCGCAGTGTTAACGAAAATGTTCACTTACTTTAAGAACGGACTGTACAACTCCAAGCCTGGACAAAACTATCTAACCACTCGATCACTCAATAGAGAAAAGATTGAAGTAGGATTTAACAGTGGCCAGTTCCACCACGGGAGTAGGAAAGACCAGGCACTAATCGAGAGCTGCATAAAATACGGTCTATTGCTGGACAGAGGCCATGTAAACAATCGCACCGGAGAGAAAGCTTACAGTCCTTTTGGTAAGAGCTGTATTGTGTTTGCCTTGCGAAACCAGCAGCACCAGATAACAGGCTTGTATTTTAGGAGCACGACCAATGATAAAGACCAGAGACATTTTTATTTAAAAGACAGACAAGGCCTGTACCCAAACTACCCAAGTCCAGAAACCAAGAAACTAATCTTAACCGAAAGCATTATTGACGCAGCTACTTTGCTACAGTTGAATCTGAAAGGCTATGAAGTGTTAGCACTCTTCGGAACAAATGGCTTTACATCAGAACACACGAAGGTTATCAAGGATTTACAGGAGTTAGAGGAAATCATTTTCTTTTTAAATGGAGATGAGCCAGGTCGAAAAGCTACAGAGAAATACACAAAGGATCTGCAGCAGCTTAAACCAGAAATCAAACTCAGCACTGTAGAAGTGCCAGAAGGTGAAGACGTGAATAGTCTGGCTGTGAATCATCCTGATCAGGAAAAAGAAGTGTTGGAGCATCTGATTATGAGTCAGAGAGACTCAACGAAAGAGTCAGATCCCCCAAACCTCAGGGTTCATAACCTTGAGGCTGAACCTAAACTGAATGTAGACAATCCAGAAAGAATCATCTATAAAAATAATAGCCTCACCGGCACGGTCTGGGGTGGAATCGAGAAAGAGAACCTGAGTAGGTTAAAGATCAGCCTACACATCAAATCAGATGGCAAATCTTTCCGTGATGACGTGAATCTATACAGCCATGCAGCGGTAAAGAAGCTAATCCAGAACGTGAGCGAAACCCTCGAGATCAGCACCACGCAAACGACAGACACAATAGCCGATCTAACAGAGAAACTAGAGGCTTATAGAATGGAAGAGAGAGCAGCACAGATCAAAGCCCTCAAGCCGAAAGCCTATGAAATGACTGATCAGGAGAAACAACAAGCAGAGAAGTTTTTGCAAAGCCCTGATTTGGTCAAGAATACGCTGAACCTGATTAGTCAGAGTGGATTAATCGGAGAACAAAAGAATGGATTACTACTCTTCTTTTTGTATCTGTCCAGGTTCTTCGATGAGCCATTACATGCCATCATTTTTGGACGTTCGGGAAGTGGTAAAACCTATCTGCAGACCAAGGTCAGTGACTGCCTACCAGAAGAATCAGTACGAACAATCACCAGTTTAACAGAGAATACACTCTACTACTCCAGTCGAGATTTTTGGAAACACAAAGTCTTGATGATCGAGGATCTGGACGGAGTGTACAATGCGTTCCTGCCACTCAGAGAGTTTATGAGTAAACAGAGCATTACCAAGCTGACAACGGACAAAGACGCCAAAGGAAACAACGTCCAAAAGGTGCTAACTGTAGAAGGTCCGATCTGTGTCAGTGGTGCTACTACCAAAGAAGGCATTTATGAAGATAATGCCAATAGAAGTTATTTGCTGCACATCAATGAAGGAGCTGACCACATGGAAGAAGTCATGGACTATCAAAGAAAGCTACAGGCGGGAATGGTCAACGAAGAGAGTCAGCATATTGCCAAGCAATTACTCAAGAATACACAGCGGATCCTGCAGCCGATCAAGGTGATCAATCCTTACGCTACTCAGTTAAAAATCCCTGACAGTGTGTTCAAGAAACTCAGGACAAACATGCATTATCTACGGCTAATCGAGATCATTACCTTCTACCACCAGTGGCAACGGCCACAGCGAATTAATGGAAAGAATCAGGCATACATCGAGACAACACTAGAAGATATTAGCTGGGCTAACCGATTGGTCAAGGAAAGTCTACTGAGGAAATCAGATGAACTCAACGGCCAGTTAAGAAGCTTCTTTGAAAGGCTGAAATCTACCATCGAGAAACAAGAAGAAAAGACGTTTTACAGCAAGCAAATCAGGGAGCAGTTCAGGATGAATCCCATGAAAACGAATCGTTACCTGAGAGAGCTGGATCAGTGGGGCTACATCAAGAAAGTAGGAGGAAACAGAAAGATTGGTTTTGAATACGAAATAGCAGCTTGGGACGAATACCAACACCTACAGTCTGGTATCGATGTATTGGATCAGACACTGCAAAAACTAAGAGACCAAGAAGCAAAGAAAGAATCCAAAATCAACGGTACGCCATTAAGTGTAACACAAGTCTAA
- a CDS encoding outer membrane protein transport protein has product MKNIHYILCLLLLCVVFTSHGQTFDIKLFENTRGNTIGEVEKNKAELDQITKENKAFVKEQRKKYKAMRDSLDALKNTEWPKDSTSRVRRLQKQHYLFTNEWYSEEEIAKWDSVEQQSKKELLEYSKDRLEGNYYYDKYTGLNDKIIGYRSELKDYQDSLKNYEDDKEKREYLIILKKQELSEKYGKELEERAVKEATARGQVALPTNNPELEKVLQYKDLADETLNVNQSKTKGVNYFEGKEEVLANAMSQSAELKEKYSKVVDSNDLSTATKRNSLAGTRFWGRLVFGGTFQIHIDQQTSIDLNPELAYRINKKWDVGIGGNYRLNGEIDDLLGQAQETQVYGYRVFTEYFLFKGFHAHLEFESLAAKPMVASDNGRVAWNQSLLAGLERRFNLGENTQAQISLLYNFMHKDNPLYNSPWNVRFGFSFKKRKEKG; this is encoded by the coding sequence GTGAAAAACATTCATTACATCCTGTGCTTGCTTTTACTGTGTGTGGTTTTTACCTCTCACGGTCAAACCTTCGATATCAAACTATTCGAAAACACGCGCGGCAATACCATTGGCGAAGTAGAAAAGAACAAAGCCGAACTCGATCAAATCACCAAAGAAAACAAAGCCTTTGTGAAAGAGCAGCGAAAAAAGTACAAGGCCATGAGGGATAGCTTGGATGCGTTGAAAAATACCGAGTGGCCCAAGGACAGTACGAGCAGGGTTAGAAGATTGCAAAAGCAACATTACCTATTCACCAATGAGTGGTATAGCGAGGAAGAAATAGCCAAATGGGACTCTGTCGAACAGCAATCCAAAAAGGAGTTGCTGGAGTATTCGAAGGATCGACTGGAGGGTAATTACTATTACGACAAGTACACAGGCCTCAATGACAAAATCATAGGCTATCGTAGCGAGCTAAAAGACTACCAAGACAGTCTCAAAAACTATGAAGACGACAAAGAGAAACGGGAGTACCTGATCATACTAAAAAAACAAGAACTGTCCGAGAAGTATGGAAAGGAACTAGAGGAGCGAGCAGTCAAAGAAGCCACGGCAAGAGGTCAGGTAGCCCTGCCTACCAACAATCCAGAGCTAGAGAAAGTACTGCAATACAAAGACTTGGCAGATGAAACACTGAATGTGAACCAGTCAAAGACAAAAGGAGTAAACTACTTTGAAGGCAAGGAAGAGGTATTGGCCAACGCCATGAGTCAAAGTGCTGAACTAAAAGAAAAGTACTCCAAAGTGGTTGATTCCAATGACTTGTCTACGGCCACTAAGCGCAATTCACTCGCGGGTACACGTTTTTGGGGGCGGTTGGTTTTTGGAGGTACTTTTCAGATTCATATCGATCAGCAGACCTCCATTGACCTCAATCCGGAATTGGCCTATCGGATCAATAAAAAATGGGATGTGGGTATCGGAGGCAACTATAGATTAAACGGAGAAATAGATGACCTGCTGGGCCAGGCGCAGGAAACGCAAGTTTATGGTTATCGTGTCTTTACAGAGTATTTTCTTTTCAAGGGTTTTCATGCCCACCTAGAGTTTGAATCTCTGGCAGCTAAACCAATGGTAGCTTCGGACAACGGAAGAGTAGCTTGGAACCAAAGTTTGCTGGCAGGTTTAGAACGAAGGTTTAATCTGGGAGAAAATACCCAGGCCCAAATCTCTCTTTTGTACAATTTCATGCACAAAGACAATCCACTCTACAACAGCCCTTGGAATGTGCGGTTTGGCTTTAGTTTTAAGAAGAGGAAGGAGAAAGGGTAA
- a CDS encoding REP-associated tyrosine transposase — protein MSEKYKANLTGELYFITITVVDWVDLLTRPAYKEVIVESLKHCQLNKGLKVHAYAIMSNHWHAIVSLEVAKLEEIIRDIKKFTSKRLIEMIGQINESRREWMLKKFAFAARRVRKGVNYKVWQDGYHPIHLSSNDMIDQRLNYIHQNPVEEGYVCEPEHYVYSSAKDYAGLPGLIALQMLT, from the coding sequence ATGTCCGAAAAATATAAAGCTAACCTTACCGGAGAACTATATTTCATAACCATCACGGTAGTGGATTGGGTGGATTTATTGACCAGGCCAGCATATAAAGAGGTTATTGTAGAATCACTTAAACATTGCCAATTGAACAAGGGGCTAAAGGTTCATGCCTATGCAATCATGAGTAATCATTGGCATGCTATTGTGAGTTTGGAAGTTGCTAAGTTGGAAGAGATCATTAGAGACATAAAGAAGTTCACTAGTAAGCGGCTCATTGAAATGATTGGGCAGATCAATGAAAGCCGACGAGAGTGGATGTTGAAGAAATTTGCATTTGCCGCTAGGCGTGTGAGAAAGGGAGTGAATTATAAGGTTTGGCAAGATGGATATCATCCCATTCATCTTTCATCCAATGATATGATTGACCAACGTTTGAATTATATACATCAAAACCCAGTGGAAGAAGGATATGTATGTGAGCCAGAGCACTATGTATATAGCAGTGCTAAAGATTATGCAGGGTTACCAGGTTTGATCGCATTACAAATGCTCACTTAG
- a CDS encoding tyrosine-type recombinase/integrase, with amino-acid sequence MKYNSITSERARGVNTKTSYLPVRQAGLYKRVLEGYQEWLGIIGYVESTVKGLPKQLEPFFFHLKEKKVTTLELVPKEVIRSYYQTLKQRRSQVTGELLKGSTLNGHIRNLNLFSNYLEETGQGSLQIDLKLERVEIAEKEVLSLYEIDQLYNACDEGITGLRERAILSLYYGCGLRSQEGINLNVNDILLDKQLVHIRKAKNNRARYVPFMDQQKQDFELYLQHCRSSIAEAEQTSFLINNQGKRISSTAVSKVFKALIIKTDNPELQDKKIGLHTLRHSIATHLLQSGMGIENISQFLGHQRIRSTQTYLHLTYELQGVSTD; translated from the coding sequence GTGAAGTATAACAGTATAACATCGGAAAGAGCAAGAGGGGTAAATACAAAAACGTCATACCTGCCTGTCCGGCAGGCAGGCTTGTACAAAAGAGTTCTAGAAGGCTATCAAGAGTGGTTGGGAATCATAGGTTATGTTGAGAGTACAGTAAAAGGACTGCCCAAGCAGCTAGAACCCTTCTTTTTTCACCTGAAAGAAAAAAAGGTTACCACATTGGAGCTAGTACCCAAAGAAGTAATCAGAAGCTACTATCAAACTCTAAAGCAGCGAAGGAGCCAAGTGACTGGAGAGCTGCTGAAAGGCTCAACACTCAATGGCCACATCCGAAACCTGAATCTGTTCAGCAACTATTTAGAAGAAACAGGACAAGGAAGTTTACAGATCGACTTGAAACTGGAGCGAGTAGAAATAGCAGAAAAGGAAGTACTGAGCCTGTATGAAATCGATCAGCTCTACAATGCTTGTGATGAAGGAATAACTGGACTAAGAGAAAGAGCGATACTGAGTCTTTACTACGGTTGTGGGTTGAGAAGTCAAGAAGGAATCAATCTGAATGTCAATGATATATTACTCGACAAACAGCTAGTTCACATCCGAAAAGCAAAGAACAATAGAGCCAGGTATGTACCATTTATGGATCAGCAAAAACAAGATTTTGAACTGTACCTGCAGCACTGCAGATCCTCGATAGCAGAAGCAGAACAAACGTCCTTCCTGATCAATAATCAGGGAAAGAGAATAAGCAGTACAGCAGTATCCAAGGTGTTTAAAGCACTTATAATTAAAACAGATAATCCAGAGTTACAAGACAAGAAAATAGGACTCCACACCTTACGGCACAGCATTGCCACTCACTTGCTACAGTCTGGAATGGGTATCGAGAACATCAGCCAGTTTTTAGGTCATCAACGGATCAGAAGTACACAAACCTATTTACACCTCACCTATGAGTTACAAGGCGTATCTACAGACTAA
- the arsC gene encoding arsenate reductase (glutaredoxin) (This arsenate reductase requires both glutathione and glutaredoxin to convert arsenate to arsenite, after which the efflux transporter formed by ArsA and ArsB can extrude the arsenite from the cell, providing resistance.) produces the protein MTKIYHNPRCSKSRQALALLEEKNENIEIIEYLKSSPTKAELTELVAMLGISPLDLIRKGEAIYKEEYKGKDLNDEAWIDAMVAHPILIERPVVVKNGKAAIGRPIEKVIDIL, from the coding sequence ATGACCAAAATCTATCACAATCCCAGATGTAGCAAAAGTCGCCAAGCGTTGGCTTTGCTCGAAGAAAAAAACGAGAACATTGAAATCATTGAATATCTAAAGTCCTCCCCAACCAAAGCCGAACTAACCGAACTCGTCGCTATGCTCGGTATCTCTCCACTCGATCTGATCCGAAAAGGAGAAGCTATCTACAAAGAGGAATACAAAGGCAAAGATTTGAATGATGAAGCATGGATCGATGCGATGGTCGCTCACCCGATATTAATCGAACGCCCTGTGGTGGTAAAAAACGGAAAAGCTGCCATCGGCAGACCAATAGAAAAGGTAATAGATATTCTCTAA
- a CDS encoding tetratricopeptide repeat protein — MKQILLLSLLCSLLLHSCFEKKTPEQLVNIAKSHLDNEEYSKALNTYKKLIRTDSLMIEGLYGAGLSLSYMCDQNLEHCSTAIDKFTEAIEIDSTYKNLFYNRGLCYFRIGKYDLAQPDYDRAVSQEPDSSGVVYARALNLLFREDSVLACKGLQRAVELGFKHDIQKFKEVCASLGEDSRIKE, encoded by the coding sequence ATGAAGCAAATTTTATTACTCAGCCTACTATGCTCACTTCTTCTCCATTCCTGCTTCGAGAAAAAAACACCAGAACAACTTGTCAATATTGCTAAATCACACCTTGACAATGAAGAATATAGCAAAGCATTAAATACATACAAGAAACTAATCAGGACAGACTCACTAATGATTGAGGGGCTTTATGGTGCTGGGTTATCTCTTTCTTACATGTGTGATCAAAACCTAGAACACTGCTCCACTGCCATTGATAAATTCACTGAAGCCATTGAGATTGACTCTACCTACAAAAATTTATTCTACAACCGAGGACTGTGTTATTTCAGGATTGGTAAATATGATTTAGCACAGCCAGATTACGATAGAGCTGTAAGCCAAGAACCTGATTCCTCAGGGGTAGTTTATGCCAGAGCTTTAAACCTTCTATTTCGTGAGGATTCAGTTTTAGCTTGTAAAGGTTTGCAAAGAGCAGTAGAGCTAGGATTCAAACATGACATTCAAAAATTTAAAGAAGTATGCGCAAGCCTAGGAGAAGACTCACGCATAAAAGAATAA
- a CDS encoding helix-turn-helix domain-containing protein, which produces MTKIGDRIAYLRKSKGVSQTDLAKSINASREAIGKYERNEAMPSVETAKKIADIFEVTLDYLVDETAAATFDKQTVKRIQDIEILNSDDKNHLFALMDAFLRDAKAKAAYS; this is translated from the coding sequence ATGACCAAAATAGGAGATAGAATAGCGTATTTAAGGAAGTCTAAAGGAGTTTCACAGACTGATTTAGCCAAAAGCATCAATGCTTCCAGGGAAGCAATCGGCAAGTATGAACGTAATGAGGCCATGCCTTCTGTAGAGACAGCTAAGAAGATTGCTGATATATTCGAGGTGACTCTCGATTACTTAGTTGATGAGACTGCTGCTGCTACTTTTGATAAACAGACCGTTAAAAGAATACAGGATATTGAGATTCTTAACTCTGATGATAAAAACCACCTCTTTGCTCTCATGGATGCATTCCTCAGAGATGCTAAGGCTAAAGCTGCTTATTCTTGA
- a CDS encoding tyrosine-type recombinase/integrase yields the protein MSYKAYLQTKIKHPTGLGDYQHYQDHFVKWLESENLTVETCEYVDLLSYVKLLKQKERSTHTLNSYIRGVKYYYEYLQGRNEITRNPARRLYIKGDTYQLPSDLLNKKELNTIYVDYPTETIVQKRNKTLLGLAIYQAMRLDELEAIEPGDIDLHKGTVYIKKTGRAMKRTLKLEAHQILPLQEYIKEILPQLREKSPIKSEKLIFSTGSNPGIKEMVCDLNKQLRKRYPRYKNLMHIRSSVIALWIEQKNIIEVQYMAGHNNINSTERYKRVSMQDLKKSLDQFHPLR from the coding sequence ATGAGTTACAAGGCGTATCTACAGACTAAAATCAAGCATCCTACAGGGTTGGGAGATTACCAGCATTACCAGGATCATTTTGTGAAGTGGTTGGAAAGTGAGAACCTGACTGTAGAGACTTGTGAGTATGTAGATTTATTGAGTTACGTCAAGCTCCTAAAACAGAAAGAGCGAAGTACCCATACACTCAACAGTTACATCAGAGGTGTGAAATACTACTATGAGTATCTACAGGGCAGAAACGAGATAACCAGGAATCCAGCGAGACGACTGTATATCAAAGGCGATACTTACCAGTTGCCAAGTGACCTACTGAATAAAAAGGAACTCAATACGATCTATGTTGATTATCCAACCGAAACGATTGTCCAGAAGCGGAATAAAACCCTGCTAGGATTAGCAATCTATCAGGCCATGAGATTAGATGAACTGGAAGCGATAGAACCTGGAGACATTGACTTGCACAAAGGGACGGTTTACATCAAAAAGACAGGCAGAGCAATGAAAAGAACCCTGAAACTGGAAGCTCACCAGATCCTGCCACTGCAAGAGTACATCAAAGAAATCCTGCCACAGCTTCGGGAGAAATCACCTATCAAAAGTGAGAAACTGATCTTTAGCACAGGCAGTAATCCTGGCATAAAAGAAATGGTGTGCGACTTGAACAAGCAGCTAAGAAAACGTTACCCCAGGTACAAGAACCTCATGCACATTAGAAGCTCCGTAATCGCCCTTTGGATCGAGCAGAAGAACATAATCGAAGTGCAGTACATGGCCGGCCATAACAATATCAACAGTACAGAGCGCTACAAACGGGTAAGCATGCAAGACCTGAAAAAGTCACTGGATCAGTTCCATCCGTTGCGGTAA
- a CDS encoding flagellar biosynthetic protein FliQ — protein sequence MKNKKRLFTMYFVLLVFALMLGLGFSYFDGTTTIKEQFTPKTIVYLLISPLIVAWLFERMLSSFDEK from the coding sequence ATGAAAAATAAAAAACGCTTATTCACGATGTACTTTGTATTGCTGGTCTTTGCTCTTATGCTGGGACTAGGTTTTTCATATTTTGATGGTACTACTACAATTAAAGAACAGTTTACACCTAAGACAATAGTTTATCTATTAATATCCCCTTTGATAGTAGCTTGGTTATTTGAGCGAATGCTCTCCTCTTTTGATGAAAAGTAA